From a single Chlamydiota bacterium genomic region:
- the dtpT gene encoding Di-/tripeptide transporter, producing the protein MLKKHPKGLISLFFTESWERFGFYGMRALLPLYMFGAIQDGALGWSNKTSMQIYGWYIGIAYVTTLLGGWFADKMIGQRRSIMLGGFLMALGYFSLALGSMPSFFTGLVLICFGNGFFKPCVTSMLGGLYEKNDARRDSGYSIFYMGINLGAFAGPFICGTLQGLKGYQWGFAAAGVGMLISIIVFWYAQKSRFGTIGLAPNRKAMKDVPKVPLNKQEKSNILVLTIIAMFTILFIVAFEQAGGLLALYADKYTDRNLLGFMIPTAWFQSLNPFFIVILAPVMSWVWSLFAKYKKDLSMAVKVSLGFFLTAISFAFMMGAAVQFGAIGKSALVWLVAFNFFCTLGELCINPIVWSNVSKLAPTRYISSMMAVILVCIGMGGYLSGFIGSYVDDLGPYQIFGGITAMMIVTGFALLTLNKKLKAMTYVQIESQIEKAKEAIEEKVEEKEPALSGVE; encoded by the coding sequence ATGTTAAAAAAACACCCAAAGGGTCTCATTTCTCTCTTCTTTACGGAAAGCTGGGAGCGTTTTGGATTTTATGGAATGCGCGCACTTTTGCCCCTCTATATGTTCGGAGCGATCCAAGATGGAGCACTAGGTTGGTCCAATAAAACCTCCATGCAAATCTATGGATGGTACATTGGAATTGCCTACGTGACAACTCTACTTGGTGGATGGTTTGCAGATAAAATGATTGGACAGAGAAGATCCATCATGCTGGGTGGGTTTTTAATGGCGCTTGGGTATTTTTCTCTAGCTCTTGGGAGTATGCCGTCCTTTTTTACGGGTCTTGTCCTTATTTGCTTTGGAAATGGATTTTTTAAACCTTGTGTCACCTCCATGTTGGGTGGACTTTATGAAAAAAATGATGCGCGTCGAGATAGCGGTTATTCCATTTTTTACATGGGAATTAATCTAGGTGCTTTTGCGGGCCCCTTTATTTGTGGAACTTTGCAAGGGCTTAAAGGGTATCAATGGGGATTTGCCGCAGCAGGAGTCGGCATGCTCATTTCTATCATTGTGTTTTGGTATGCCCAAAAAAGTCGTTTTGGAACCATTGGCTTAGCTCCAAATAGAAAAGCGATGAAAGATGTGCCAAAAGTTCCTTTAAACAAACAAGAAAAAAGCAATATTTTAGTATTGACCATCATTGCAATGTTTACGATCTTATTTATCGTGGCGTTTGAGCAAGCAGGTGGATTGCTTGCATTGTATGCCGACAAATACACTGATAGAAATCTACTTGGATTTATGATTCCAACGGCATGGTTTCAATCCCTCAACCCCTTTTTCATCGTCATACTTGCACCTGTGATGAGTTGGGTTTGGTCTTTATTTGCAAAATACAAAAAGGATCTTTCTATGGCGGTTAAAGTTTCTCTTGGATTTTTCCTCACAGCGATCAGCTTCGCCTTCATGATGGGAGCTGCAGTGCAGTTCGGTGCGATTGGGAAATCGGCGCTAGTTTGGCTTGTGGCTTTTAACTTCTTTTGTACTTTGGGTGAACTTTGTATCAATCCTATCGTTTGGTCCAATGTCTCAAAACTTGCACCAACACGTTACATTTCATCCATGATGGCCGTCATTTTGGTCTGTATCGGAATGGGTGGGTACCTTTCTGGATTTATAGGATCTTATGTCGATGATTTAGGGCCTTACCAAATTTTTGGAGGGATTACTGCTATGATGATTGTCACAGGATTTGCTCTTTTGACACTGAACAAAAAGCTCAAAGCAATGACGTATGTACAGATCGAATCACAAATTGAAAAAGCAAAAGAAGCGATCGAAGAAAAAGTCGAAGAAAAAGAACCTGCACTATCTGGTGTTGAATAA